CAGCACTGGAAATGCTGTTTGGGAGCAATTTCAACGAGGGTTCGAATCCCTCTCTCTCCGTTTTTCCTTTATTCTATAGGCATTTCAGCCATATAAAATTTTAGATAGTGGGTTAAGTTGATTGCACTATTGGTTGAATTGGGTGAAATTATAATTTTCCGCTTCAATTATAAGAATAATTAATATTGTAAAAACTATTAACTGCTAAATTTTATTTTTTGTAAAAATCGTTTTACTTGTCATAACTTAAAAGATATACCCTTAACTCTAAGGCCTTCTTGTTACCATATAGCTTTAATCTTCAGCCAATGAAGATGGCATGGTTTCAGAAGAGCGAATGAAGTTAAGGGTATAAACTTTTTTAGAAATCGTCTATTTTACTTAACACTCTATCTGTCTGTTCAATTTGCGTTTTAATATTGAAGTTACTCCGCAAGCTCCTAAAGCTACTAAACCTATGACTGTTGTTGGTTCAGGAACTGATGTATTTTGTAAAGTGTAGGTTACATCACCAAATCCACTATTTAAGAAACCAAAACTGTAGGAAAAGTAAGCTTCGCTCAAATCAAAATTACCCGGAATAAAAGAGAAAAAAGGTTCAGGAGAATAACTTAATCCTAAAAACTGACCATTTGAAAAGGCTACTTGTGGATTATTAGCTACTGTATAATCAGAGCCTTGAAAGTTAAAAGCAACATTAGTAACATCAATAAATTCGTCCCCAATGCCAGTTAAACTTGCGTCATCATAGCTGAAAGAACCAGTGTAATTATTCCCAGATAGTGAACCCGAATCAATAGCAACTTGAAAGTTATAATTAATAGTTGCAGCTTGAGAAGAATTAAACCAAGCTGTGGCAAAGTTGAAGCTTAAACTGGCAGTAGCAACAGTGATTAATTGCTGGATTTTATTCATGATTTTGGCTATGAAGTATCTAAATTTGCTAGGTGACAAAGTAAATAAATTGGAAAAAAGGCTGATATAGAAATACTCATATCAGCCTGAAGTTTTTAGAAAAATGGTGATAGGGAAAGAAAGTTGTCGGGGTTGCTTAAACTAG
Above is a genomic segment from Nostoc sp. MS1 containing:
- a CDS encoding PEP-CTERM sorting domain-containing protein produces the protein MNKIQQLITVATASLSFNFATAWFNSSQAATINYNFQVAIDSGSLSGNNYTGSFSYDDASLTGIGDEFIDVTNVAFNFQGSDYTVANNPQVAFSNGQFLGLSYSPEPFFSFIPGNFDLSEAYFSYSFGFLNSGFGDVTYTLQNTSVPEPTTVIGLVALGACGVTSILKRKLNRQIEC